In the genome of candidate division TA06 bacterium B3_TA06, one region contains:
- a CDS encoding 4Fe-4S ferredoxin encodes MKLKRKAFPVTTIEEPKGFIYIYPDLCKGCDLCVVLCPKDILALGDDLKVHVVNPTDCIACYLCEWHCPDFAIFIEKKEQKES; translated from the coding sequence ATGAAGCTTAAACGTAAGGCATTCCCCGTAACCACGATAGAGGAGCCGAAGGGGTTCATTTATATCTACCCGGATCTATGTAAGGGCTGCGATTTGTGCGTGGTGCTTTGCCCCAAGGATATCCTGGCTCTGGGTGACGATCTCAAGGTTCACGTGGTAAACCCCACCGATTGCATCGCCTGTTATCTGTGCGAGTGGCATTGTCCTGACTTTGCGATCTTTATCGAGAAGAAGGAACAGAAGGAGTCATGA
- a CDS encoding nucleoside-diphosphate kinase, producing the protein MEKTLLIIKPDVVARHKTGEILARLEKEGFTILGLKHLVLSPQAAELFYHMHEGKEFFEELIDFITYGPIIVCCLGRENAVRYLREIVGDTDPSKAKPGTLRAIYGTDTRHNGVHVASPDENPLREVHFFFSTHELLS; encoded by the coding sequence ATGGAGAAAACGCTCCTCATAATCAAACCTGACGTTGTTGCCCGGCATAAAACCGGAGAGATACTGGCTCGATTGGAGAAGGAGGGCTTTACGATCCTTGGTCTAAAGCACCTTGTGCTTTCTCCCCAGGCGGCTGAGCTCTTCTACCATATGCACGAGGGCAAGGAGTTTTTTGAGGAGCTCATAGACTTCATCACCTACGGCCCCATCATCGTCTGTTGTTTGGGCAGAGAGAATGCCGTGCGATATTTAAGAGAGATAGTTGGTGACACCGATCCCTCTAAAGCCAAGCCCGGCACCCTGCGCGCAATCTACGGTACCGACACCCGGCACAACGGGGTGCACGTCGCAAGCCCGGATGAAAATCCCTTGCGTGAGGTGCACTTCTTCTTCTCTACTCACGAACTTCTTTCTTGA
- a CDS encoding dolichyl-phosphate beta-D-mannosyltransferase yields the protein MQGVVIIPTYNERENIVPRSGGRRDPSRYGIIDAVHENLPQADVLVIDDASPDGTAEVVKEKMRNDSGLHLLERESKLGLGTAYILGFGWALDRGYDYAFEMDADFSHNPHDLPRFVAELESGADLVIGSRYVSGGAIVDWPPKRMLLSHYANIYARFGTGTPIKDMTAGYKCYRTEVFRHIHLDDITADGYGFQIEIDYRVWRAGFRVREIPIIFQDRRVGVSKLSRRIIWQALFLVPRLGLWNLWR from the coding sequence ATGCAAGGAGTGGTGATTATTCCTACTTATAATGAGCGTGAGAACATCGTTCCACGCTCAGGCGGCAGGCGCGATCCTTCCCGCTACGGGATAATCGATGCGGTGCACGAAAATCTGCCCCAGGCGGATGTATTGGTTATCGACGATGCATCCCCTGACGGTACGGCTGAGGTGGTGAAGGAAAAAATGAGGAACGACTCCGGGCTTCACCTCCTGGAGCGCGAGAGCAAGCTGGGCTTGGGTACGGCATACATCCTGGGGTTCGGCTGGGCGCTTGATCGGGGCTACGACTACGCGTTCGAGATGGATGCCGACTTCTCGCACAATCCGCATGATCTCCCGCGGTTCGTGGCCGAGCTAGAGAGTGGGGCTGATCTGGTGATCGGCTCCCGTTACGTCTCCGGCGGCGCGATAGTAGACTGGCCGCCCAAACGGATGCTGCTGTCCCACTACGCCAACATCTACGCCCGCTTCGGCACGGGCACACCCATCAAGGATATGACCGCAGGATACAAGTGCTACCGAACCGAGGTGTTCCGCCACATCCACCTCGATGATATCACCGCAGACGGCTACGGATTCCAGATAGAGATAGACTACCGCGTATGGCGTGCCGGTTTTCGTGTGCGTGAGATCCCGATAATCTTCCAAGACCGACGCGTTGGGGTCTCCAAGCTTAGCAGACGCATCATCTGGCAGGCGCTTTTCCTTGTTCCCCGCTTGGGATTGTGGAACCTGTGGAGATGA
- a CDS encoding 2-oxoglutarate ferredoxin oxidoreductase subunit gamma (catalyzes the ferredoxin-dependent oxidative decarboxylation 2-oxoglutarate forming succinyl-CoA): protein MRTEVRLSGRGGQGLILAGIVLAEACGVYEEKEVVQTQSYGPEARGGASRSEVVISDQQIRYPRAYDPDILVILSQPAFDRFAPQVKKNGLIFADSFYVHTDRKDVILMPFSETAREELGREVVTNMLMLGVLSAATGIVKLDSLKKAIKHRVRRAFVELNLQALDVGFKLGQEEWRKRSS from the coding sequence ATGCGCACTGAGGTAAGGCTTTCTGGCAGAGGAGGGCAGGGACTTATTCTGGCAGGGATAGTTCTTGCTGAGGCCTGTGGGGTCTACGAAGAAAAGGAGGTGGTACAAACCCAAAGCTACGGACCTGAGGCCCGAGGGGGTGCCTCCCGCTCAGAGGTTGTTATCTCCGATCAGCAAATACGTTACCCACGGGCTTACGACCCCGATATCCTGGTTATACTATCCCAGCCCGCCTTCGATCGCTTCGCACCACAGGTGAAGAAGAATGGCCTTATATTTGCCGATTCGTTCTATGTCCATACCGATCGCAAGGATGTAATACTTATGCCCTTTTCAGAGACCGCCCGCGAGGAGCTGGGTCGAGAGGTCGTAACAAACATGCTTATGCTCGGCGTGCTTTCGGCTGCCACCGGCATAGTTAAGCTTGATTCCTTAAAGAAGGCCATAAAGCACCGTGTGCGCAGGGCATTTGTGGAGCTTAACCTGCAAGCCCTGGATGTGGGCTTCAAGCTCGGTCAAGAGGAATGGAGAAAACGCTCCTCATAA
- a CDS encoding 2-oxoglutarate synthase subunit alpha, whose translation MRRLVSGNEACAEAALRAGIRFFGGYPITPSTEIAELMAEELPRVGGVFIQMEDEIASIMAIIGASAAGVPSMTATSGPGFSLMQEGIGYAAMTEVAVVVVNVMRGGPATGLPTKGSQADLQQARWGTHGDHPVVALTPRGVQECFTLTLRAVEISQRLRVPVILLMDEFIGHMREIVSFPEKVEVYHRQKPRVAPSEYIHYAPDNNYNAPYASFGEGYAIHFSGLNHRSDGFPINDAPTIRWNNERLRAKIEDNLAYLEDNYVDDDPDADTLIVAFGSAARSAYEAKLLTDKPIAYIRALTVWPFPDATVRKLAKGRGRVVVPEMNEGQLAREVERCIGADTELVSVTRNDGSMLTPKEVLEALR comes from the coding sequence ATGAGGAGGCTGGTTTCAGGTAACGAGGCCTGTGCTGAGGCGGCTCTTCGTGCCGGTATCCGGTTCTTCGGTGGGTATCCTATAACCCCTTCAACCGAGATCGCGGAGCTTATGGCCGAGGAGCTTCCTCGAGTGGGCGGTGTTTTCATCCAGATGGAGGACGAGATTGCAAGCATCATGGCGATTATCGGTGCTTCGGCGGCCGGTGTTCCTTCGATGACCGCCACCTCAGGTCCCGGCTTCTCACTCATGCAGGAGGGCATAGGATATGCGGCGATGACCGAGGTGGCGGTGGTGGTGGTGAACGTGATGCGCGGCGGCCCGGCAACAGGCCTGCCCACCAAGGGATCGCAGGCAGACCTTCAGCAGGCCCGCTGGGGAACGCACGGCGATCACCCGGTTGTGGCACTTACACCGAGAGGTGTGCAGGAGTGTTTCACCCTCACACTGCGGGCGGTGGAGATCTCGCAAAGGCTGCGGGTACCGGTCATTCTGCTCATGGATGAGTTCATAGGCCACATGCGAGAGATCGTGTCTTTCCCTGAAAAGGTTGAGGTCTATCACAGGCAGAAGCCCCGTGTTGCTCCCTCCGAATACATCCACTACGCCCCCGACAACAACTACAACGCTCCTTACGCAAGTTTCGGCGAGGGGTACGCTATTCATTTTAGTGGTCTTAACCACCGCTCAGACGGCTTTCCCATCAACGACGCACCCACTATCCGCTGGAACAACGAGCGCTTACGTGCCAAGATAGAAGATAACCTCGCCTACCTTGAAGACAACTACGTTGACGACGATCCCGACGCCGACACCCTGATAGTGGCCTTTGGTTCGGCTGCACGCAGTGCCTACGAGGCGAAGCTTTTGACCGATAAACCGATTGCCTACATCCGGGCACTTACCGTCTGGCCCTTCCCGGACGCGACGGTTAGAAAGCTTGCAAAAGGTCGCGGGCGGGTTGTAGTGCCTGAGATGAACGAAGGCCAGCTCGCAAGGGAGGTCGAGCGGTGTATAGGTGCAGATACCGAGCTTGTCTCAGTTACCCGCAACGACGGCTCGATGCTTACCCCGAAAGAGGTTCTGGAGGCGCTGCGATGA
- a CDS encoding succinate--CoA ligase subunit alpha, producing MSIFVDEDTRVLVQGITGRDGLFHAGKMREYGTQVAGGVTPGKGSQTVEGFEVFDSMHEAVQRTGANTSVIFVPQRFAADAIIEAADAGIKLVVCISEGIPVIDMLRVVSYIAKKGTRLIGPNCPGVISPGKSKVGILPGQIFAPGKIGVVSRSGTLTYEIVSHITKAGLGQSTCVGIGGDPVIGSNFLDVLELFRDDPETEAVALVGEIGGSDEEEAARFIKQELGKPAVAFIAGRTAPKGKRMGHAGAIISGSSGTAEEKVETLNAAGVPVAEEPAQIATLLKERLHEA from the coding sequence ATGAGTATCTTTGTGGATGAAGATACCAGGGTTTTGGTCCAGGGGATCACCGGACGTGACGGATTGTTCCATGCTGGGAAGATGCGCGAATACGGCACTCAGGTAGCAGGCGGTGTGACGCCTGGCAAGGGTTCTCAGACGGTGGAGGGATTTGAGGTATTCGACTCCATGCACGAGGCGGTGCAGCGGACCGGGGCCAACACCTCGGTCATCTTCGTGCCGCAGCGTTTTGCTGCCGATGCGATCATAGAGGCCGCCGACGCCGGGATAAAGCTGGTCGTATGCATCAGTGAAGGTATTCCTGTCATCGACATGTTAAGGGTGGTAAGTTATATTGCCAAGAAGGGCACAAGGCTCATCGGCCCCAACTGTCCCGGGGTCATCTCTCCAGGGAAGTCCAAAGTTGGCATCCTTCCCGGCCAGATCTTCGCACCTGGAAAGATCGGTGTCGTCTCACGCTCAGGCACCCTTACCTACGAGATAGTGAGCCACATCACAAAGGCCGGGCTCGGTCAGTCGACCTGTGTGGGGATCGGCGGCGACCCTGTGATAGGCTCGAACTTCCTGGACGTTCTTGAGCTTTTCCGCGACGATCCGGAAACCGAAGCGGTGGCGCTTGTGGGCGAGATCGGCGGCTCCGACGAGGAAGAGGCTGCCCGCTTCATAAAACAAGAGCTTGGCAAACCGGCTGTTGCGTTCATCGCAGGCCGCACCGCACCCAAAGGCAAACGGATGGGTCACGCAGGTGCCATCATCTCCGGTTCGTCTGGAACCGCCGAGGAGAAGGTGGAAACACTCAACGCGGCGGGCGTACCGGTCGCCGAAGAACCTGCCCAGATCGCAACGCTACTTAAGGAAAGGTTGCATGAAGCTTAA